In the Pseudonocardia cypriaca genome, one interval contains:
- the bioB gene encoding biotin synthase BioB, producing the protein MADFLEDLTRRALAREPIPRDAALRVLAGGDELLDVVAAGFRVRREFFGRRVKLNTIINLKSGMCPEDCGYCSQRLGSEADVLKYSWVAPDEAASIADRAVRAGAKRVCLVASGRGPGERDITRVERTIDAIKADQPDVEVCVCLGLLSDGQADRLLAAGAHAYSHNLNTSEARYRDICSTHTFADRVDTVERAAAAGLSPCSGAIFGMGESDEDVLDLAFALRDLDPDSVPVNFLIPFAGTPLQGRWELTPERCLRILAVFRFVFPDVEVRLAGGREIHLRSLQPLALHLANSIFLGDYLTSEGQPGADDRQMIADAGFTIEGLDEQTLPDARHDLVVVRRRGAGTDLPANA; encoded by the coding sequence ATGGCCGACTTCCTCGAGGACCTCACCCGCAGGGCACTCGCTCGCGAGCCCATCCCCCGCGACGCGGCCCTGCGGGTGCTCGCCGGCGGCGACGAGCTGCTCGACGTCGTCGCCGCGGGTTTCCGCGTGCGGCGGGAGTTCTTCGGCCGCCGGGTCAAGCTCAACACGATCATCAACCTCAAGAGCGGGATGTGTCCCGAGGACTGCGGCTACTGCTCGCAGCGGCTGGGATCCGAGGCGGACGTCCTCAAGTACTCGTGGGTCGCGCCCGACGAGGCGGCGAGCATCGCCGACCGCGCGGTACGAGCGGGCGCCAAGCGCGTGTGCCTGGTCGCGAGCGGCCGCGGGCCGGGCGAGCGCGACATCACCCGCGTGGAACGCACGATCGACGCGATCAAGGCCGACCAGCCCGACGTCGAGGTGTGCGTGTGCCTCGGCCTGCTCTCCGACGGCCAGGCCGACCGGCTGCTGGCCGCGGGCGCGCACGCCTACAGCCACAACCTCAACACCAGCGAGGCCCGCTACCGCGACATCTGCTCCACCCACACGTTCGCCGACCGCGTCGACACGGTGGAGCGGGCGGCTGCTGCCGGCCTCTCCCCCTGCTCCGGCGCGATCTTCGGGATGGGCGAGTCCGACGAGGACGTGCTCGACCTCGCCTTCGCGCTGCGCGACCTCGACCCGGACTCGGTGCCGGTCAACTTCCTGATCCCGTTCGCCGGCACCCCGCTCCAGGGTCGCTGGGAGCTCACCCCCGAACGCTGCCTGCGGATCCTCGCGGTGTTCCGGTTCGTGTTCCCCGACGTCGAGGTCCGGCTCGCCGGCGGCCGGGAGATCCACCTGCGCAGCCTGCAGCCGCTCGCGCTGCACCTCGCCAACTCGATCTTCCTCGGCGACTACCTCACCAGCGAGGGTCAGCCGGGCGCCGACGACCGGCAGATGATCGCCGACGCCGGGTTCACGATCGAGGGCCTCGACGAGCAGACCCTGCCGGACGCCCGTCACGACCTCGTGGTGGTGCGACGCCGGGGCGCGGGCACCGATCTCCCCGCTAACGCCTGA
- a CDS encoding ArsR/SmtB family transcription factor, translating to MLDVDLVKALANDKRLQILDWLRDPEAHFPPQRDGDLVRDGVCSLFIAEKLGVSQPTCGEHLKVLSRAGLIHGRRIKQWVFYRRDEERIAAAKGQLAGGW from the coding sequence GTGCTCGACGTGGATCTGGTGAAGGCGCTCGCCAACGACAAGCGCCTGCAGATCCTGGACTGGCTGCGCGACCCGGAGGCGCACTTCCCGCCCCAGCGCGACGGCGACCTGGTCCGCGACGGCGTGTGCTCCCTGTTCATCGCCGAGAAGCTCGGGGTCAGCCAGCCCACGTGCGGCGAGCACCTGAAGGTCCTCAGCCGGGCCGGGCTGATCCACGGCAGGAGGATCAAGCAGTGGGTCTTCTACCGCCGCGACGAGGAGCGGATCGCGGCGGCGAAGGGGCAGCTCGCCGGTGGATGGTGA
- a CDS encoding sensor histidine kinase produces MTEYVPVTGPMTASQRFWRGLGYLLGGLPLAIVAFVIAVAGFAAGVGTIVVWLGLPILAGTLRASRGLAGVERRGAEWATGRPLPPHHYRETRGRGIGRLFSMLADPQSWRDLLHAVVAFPVRLAMFVIAVVWTVGGLGSVLYVTWEWSLPRGDGDGGLFWLIFGYQFRLGEIVLNTALGVIMVATAPLVIRGLVAARAGLARGLLTNQTAALRARAAQLESSRRAAVQAEAQTLRRLERDIHDGPQQRLVRLNMDLEAVARRLDDNPDKARPLVAEALTQSREALDELRALSRGIAPPILADRGLGPALAAAAARCPVEVSLDVALPHGQRLAAAVENTAYFVVTEALTNVAKHANASLVTVMVSADGSRVLVQVRDNGRGGAHLGKGHGLAGLADRLATVEGVLDVVSPPGGPTVLTAEIPLRGVGDDR; encoded by the coding sequence ATGACCGAATACGTGCCCGTCACCGGGCCCATGACCGCCTCGCAGCGGTTCTGGCGGGGTCTCGGCTACCTGCTCGGTGGCCTCCCGCTCGCCATCGTCGCGTTCGTGATCGCGGTCGCGGGGTTCGCCGCCGGGGTCGGCACGATCGTGGTGTGGCTCGGGCTGCCGATCCTCGCCGGCACGTTGCGGGCCTCGCGCGGGCTGGCGGGCGTCGAGCGGCGGGGTGCCGAGTGGGCCACGGGCCGCCCGCTGCCGCCGCACCACTACCGCGAGACGCGCGGCCGGGGCATCGGCCGCCTGTTCAGCATGCTCGCCGACCCGCAGTCCTGGCGCGACCTCCTGCACGCCGTGGTGGCCTTCCCGGTGCGGCTCGCGATGTTCGTCATCGCCGTGGTCTGGACGGTCGGGGGGCTCGGCTCGGTGCTGTACGTCACGTGGGAGTGGTCGCTCCCCCGAGGAGACGGCGACGGTGGCCTGTTCTGGCTGATCTTCGGCTACCAGTTCCGGCTGGGCGAGATCGTGCTCAACACGGCGCTCGGCGTGATCATGGTGGCGACGGCACCGCTGGTGATCCGCGGGCTGGTCGCCGCCCGGGCGGGCCTGGCGCGTGGCCTGCTCACCAACCAGACCGCCGCTCTGCGCGCCCGCGCCGCCCAGCTGGAGTCCAGCAGGCGCGCCGCCGTGCAGGCCGAGGCGCAGACCCTGCGCCGGCTCGAGCGCGACATCCACGACGGCCCGCAGCAGCGGCTCGTCCGGTTGAACATGGACCTCGAGGCGGTCGCCCGGCGCCTCGACGACAACCCCGACAAGGCGCGCCCGCTGGTGGCGGAGGCCCTGACGCAGAGCCGCGAGGCCCTCGACGAGCTGCGCGCCCTCTCCCGCGGCATCGCGCCGCCGATCCTCGCCGACCGCGGCCTCGGCCCCGCCCTCGCCGCCGCCGCCGCGCGCTGCCCGGTGGAGGTCTCCCTCGACGTCGCGCTCCCGCACGGGCAGCGCCTCGCGGCCGCCGTCGAGAACACCGCGTACTTCGTGGTCACCGAGGCGCTCACGAACGTCGCGAAGCACGCCAACGCCTCCCTCGTGACGGTGATGGTCAGCGCCGACGGCAGCCGCGTGCTGGTGCAGGTGCGCGACAACGGTCGCGGCGGCGCCCACCTCGGGAAGGGCCACGGCCTCGCCGGGCTCGCCGACCGCCTCGCCACCGTCGAGGGTGTGCTGGACGTGGTGAGCCCGCCCGGCGGACCCACCGTGCTGACCGCCGAGATCCCGCTGCGCGGGGTGGGGGATGATCGGTAG
- a CDS encoding CocE/NonD family hydrolase: MVLDPNRRLQSVYVPVGDGVRLAVDVWLPVERVAAGEAVGAVVRTTRYHRAQEPARAGPEFDSNRAEAELWNAAGFAFVVADARGTGASFGMRAGELGEREIADFGELVDWVAKWPWSNGRVGVHGTSYEGQAAELVARLRNPHVAAVAALFSPNDPYRQLFYPGGAATAGRFARWMCESRLKDGVIGARERLAEMQGLPAEAIERPTPVKPVDGPDGRALLAEAVAEHQSNTDVHELMDQVPFHDDRVEGLDWAVTTPAAAYEAIASTGVPLFVRVGWVDGAFVAGALTRFATLPNHQTVEIGPWGHGGRTYADPLLPAGPHDGSDLATLEGQDRRLVEFFARYLEADSAPPAGGGTLTYSTLGTGQWRTVDSWPPDNLEVRRLYPGPAGELADDAGYGSSVRYAVDPGSSTGPTNRWLAGEIGRGAAYPDRRGSDETVLTFTSAPLPADLHVLGFPVMTLRMATNGTDGVVYVYLEDVGPDGSVTYLTEGCLRFLQRATAGPPEPTGLGVPRSFARADRLPVEPGEDLDLVVELLPVSALLRAGHGLRIAIAGNDASCFSYYGSPGETFTLTLGGSTHLDLPVLRTG, translated from the coding sequence ATGGTCCTCGACCCGAACCGGCGGCTGCAGTCCGTGTACGTCCCGGTCGGCGATGGCGTACGGCTCGCTGTCGACGTCTGGTTGCCGGTCGAGCGGGTCGCGGCCGGCGAGGCGGTCGGTGCGGTTGTCCGGACCACCCGCTACCACCGCGCGCAGGAGCCGGCTCGCGCCGGTCCCGAGTTCGATTCCAACCGGGCGGAGGCCGAGCTGTGGAACGCCGCCGGGTTCGCGTTCGTCGTGGCCGACGCGCGCGGCACGGGCGCGTCGTTCGGGATGCGGGCCGGCGAGCTCGGTGAACGCGAGATCGCCGACTTCGGGGAGCTGGTCGACTGGGTGGCGAAGTGGCCGTGGTCGAACGGCCGGGTCGGTGTCCACGGCACGTCCTACGAAGGCCAGGCCGCCGAGCTCGTCGCGCGGCTCCGCAACCCGCACGTGGCTGCCGTCGCAGCGTTGTTCAGCCCGAACGACCCATATCGGCAGCTCTTCTACCCGGGCGGAGCCGCCACTGCCGGCCGCTTCGCACGGTGGATGTGCGAGAGCCGGCTGAAGGACGGCGTGATCGGGGCTCGCGAGCGACTGGCCGAGATGCAGGGCCTGCCCGCGGAGGCGATCGAACGTCCGACGCCGGTCAAACCGGTCGACGGCCCGGACGGGCGGGCCCTGCTGGCCGAGGCGGTCGCGGAGCACCAGTCGAACACCGACGTGCACGAGCTGATGGACCAGGTGCCGTTCCACGACGACCGGGTGGAAGGGCTCGACTGGGCGGTCACCACACCGGCCGCCGCGTACGAGGCGATCGCCTCGACCGGTGTCCCCCTGTTCGTGCGGGTCGGCTGGGTCGACGGCGCCTTCGTCGCCGGCGCTCTGACCCGCTTCGCCACCCTGCCCAACCACCAGACCGTCGAGATCGGGCCGTGGGGACACGGCGGCCGCACGTACGCCGACCCCCTGCTGCCCGCCGGTCCGCACGACGGAAGTGATCTCGCCACCCTGGAGGGCCAGGACCGCCGCCTGGTGGAGTTCTTCGCGCGATACCTCGAAGCGGACTCGGCGCCGCCTGCGGGAGGCGGCACGCTGACGTACAGCACGCTCGGCACGGGTCAGTGGCGGACCGTGGACTCATGGCCGCCCGACAACCTCGAAGTACGCCGGCTGTACCCGGGTCCGGCCGGCGAGCTGGCGGACGACGCGGGGTACGGGTCGTCGGTCCGGTACGCCGTCGATCCCGGCTCGTCGACCGGTCCCACCAACCGATGGCTCGCCGGCGAGATCGGCCGGGGCGCGGCCTACCCGGACCGGCGGGGCTCCGACGAGACGGTGCTCACCTTCACCTCCGCACCCCTCCCGGCCGACCTCCACGTTCTCGGCTTCCCGGTGATGACGCTCCGCATGGCGACGAACGGCACCGACGGCGTGGTCTACGTCTACCTGGAGGACGTCGGTCCCGACGGTTCGGTTACCTACCTGACCGAGGGCTGCCTGCGGTTCCTCCAGCGCGCGACGGCCGGCCCGCCCGAGCCCACGGGTCTGGGCGTACCGCGCAGCTTCGCACGCGCCGACCGTCTCCCGGTCGAACCCGGGGAGGACCTCGACCTGGTCGTCGAGCTCCTGCCGGTGTCCGCGTTGCTCCGTGCCGGCCACGGGCTCCGGATCGCGATCGCCGGCAACGACGCCTCCTGTTTCTCCTACTACGGCTCGCCGGGCGAGACCTTCACCCTCACGCTGGGCGGGTCCACGCACCTGGACCTTCCCGTCCTACGAACGGGATGA
- a CDS encoding acyl-CoA dehydrogenase family protein — MEPSDLADILSAVRDFVRKEVVPIEEQIDAEDAIPERVIATCKEMGLYGFAIPQEYGGLGMTLTEEAQLAFELGWTTPALRSLFGTNNGIAGQVLLVGGTEDQKQGWLPRLASGEVTASFGLTEADAGSDPAGLATTARRDGSDWVLNGSKRYITNAPIADVIMVFARTNPDAAGNRGISTFLVPAGTKGLTVGPRDHKMGQFGAWTADVYLDDVRVPAEALVGGADGVDRGFQTAARCLAHGRAHIAALCVGMAGRLVHESVEFARTREQGGRLIASFQLVQGLIADSVTDHMAGRSLVLDVARAYDAGTDKVQGPSVAKYFASEMVGRVADRAVQVHGGAGYIRGVAVERFYRDARLFRIYEGTSQIQQVIIARQALGDAARA, encoded by the coding sequence ATGGAGCCCTCCGACCTCGCCGACATCCTGTCCGCGGTGCGCGACTTCGTCCGCAAGGAGGTCGTGCCGATCGAGGAGCAGATCGACGCCGAGGATGCGATCCCGGAGCGCGTGATCGCCACGTGCAAGGAGATGGGCCTGTACGGCTTCGCGATCCCGCAGGAGTACGGCGGGCTCGGCATGACGCTCACCGAGGAGGCGCAGCTCGCGTTCGAGCTGGGCTGGACCACGCCCGCGCTGCGGTCGCTCTTCGGCACCAACAACGGCATCGCGGGGCAGGTGCTGCTGGTCGGCGGCACGGAGGACCAGAAGCAGGGGTGGCTGCCGCGGCTCGCCTCTGGCGAGGTCACGGCGTCGTTCGGGCTGACGGAGGCCGACGCCGGTTCCGACCCGGCCGGGCTGGCCACCACCGCCCGCCGGGACGGTTCCGACTGGGTGCTGAACGGCTCGAAGCGCTACATCACCAACGCGCCGATCGCGGACGTGATCATGGTGTTCGCCCGCACCAACCCGGACGCCGCCGGCAACCGGGGCATCTCCACGTTCCTCGTCCCCGCCGGCACGAAAGGGCTCACGGTAGGGCCGCGGGACCACAAGATGGGCCAGTTCGGCGCCTGGACCGCCGACGTGTACCTCGACGACGTGCGGGTGCCGGCCGAGGCACTCGTCGGCGGGGCCGACGGCGTGGACCGCGGCTTCCAGACGGCGGCCAGGTGCCTTGCCCACGGCCGCGCGCACATCGCGGCGCTGTGCGTCGGGATGGCGGGACGCCTCGTCCACGAGTCGGTCGAGTTCGCGCGGACCCGCGAGCAGGGTGGCCGGCTGATCGCGTCGTTCCAGCTGGTGCAGGGCCTGATCGCCGACTCGGTGACCGACCACATGGCCGGCCGCTCGCTCGTCCTCGACGTCGCGCGGGCGTACGACGCAGGCACCGACAAGGTGCAGGGCCCGTCGGTCGCCAAGTACTTCGCGAGCGAGATGGTGGGCCGGGTCGCCGACCGCGCGGTGCAGGTGCACGGCGGCGCCGGCTACATCCGCGGCGTGGCGGTCGAGCGGTTCTACCGCGACGCGCGGCTGTTCCGGATCTACGAGGGCACGAGCCAGATCCAGCAGGTGATCATCGCGCGGCAGGCGCTCGGCGACGCCGCCCGTGCCTGA
- a CDS encoding response regulator transcription factor, producing MRVVLAEDSLLLREGLVRLLDEAGATVVAAVGDGESLVTAVQEHKPDVAVVDVRMPPSFTDEGLRAALEVRRTVPGTAILVLSQYVEESYASDLLTAGGGVGYLLKDRVSKLADLSDALQRVVDGGTVLDPEVVSALFAHRRRRDPLAELSPREREVMALMAEGRTNTAIGRALVISQGAVEKHISSIFTKLALPPSGDDHRRVMAVLTWLGV from the coding sequence ATGCGTGTGGTGCTCGCCGAGGACTCGCTCCTGCTCAGGGAGGGGCTCGTCCGCCTCCTCGACGAGGCAGGGGCCACCGTGGTGGCCGCCGTCGGCGACGGCGAGAGCCTGGTGACGGCCGTGCAGGAGCACAAGCCCGACGTCGCCGTCGTCGACGTGCGGATGCCCCCGTCGTTCACCGACGAGGGCCTGCGCGCGGCACTGGAAGTTCGCCGCACGGTGCCCGGCACGGCGATCCTGGTCCTCTCGCAGTACGTCGAGGAGTCCTACGCCTCCGACCTGCTCACCGCGGGCGGGGGCGTCGGCTACCTGCTGAAGGACCGGGTCTCCAAGCTCGCCGATCTCTCCGACGCGCTGCAGCGGGTGGTCGACGGCGGCACCGTCCTCGACCCGGAGGTCGTCTCGGCCCTGTTCGCACACCGCCGACGCCGCGACCCCCTCGCCGAGCTCTCCCCGCGCGAGCGCGAAGTGATGGCGCTCATGGCGGAGGGGCGCACCAACACCGCCATCGGCCGCGCACTGGTGATCAGCCAGGGAGCGGTGGAGAAGCACATCTCGTCGATCTTCACCAAGCTCGCCCTACCGCCGTCGGGCGACGACCACCGCCGCGTCATGGCGGTGCTGACCTGGCTGGGCGTCTAG
- the katG gene encoding catalase/peroxidase HPI, with product MTDVHRSPDAVDERSGGGLGLPTPVAPRRPPQRPTSNRDWWPDQLDLSILRKHPAAANPMGEDFDYAAEFLTLDLDALARDVDEVLTTSQDWWPADFGHYGPLVVRMVWHCAGTYRVGDGRGGACAGMQRFAPLNSWPDNRNLDKARRLLWPVKEKYGRKISWADLMIFAGNRALESMGLRTFGFGGGREDVWEPDDDVYWGPERAWLGDERHTGVRELTGPLAADQMGLIYVNPEGPNTVPDPITSARDIRETFRRMGFDDEETVALIAGGHTFGKTHGAADPEKHLGPEPEGAPLEEQGLGWRCGHGTGKGPDTVTSGLEGTWTPTPTRWDDSFFRTLFDYEWDVALSPAGLWQWIPRGGAGAGTVPDAHDPSKSHAPTILTTDLALRLDPVYGPIARRFHEDPDLLADAFARVWFKLTHLDMGPIQRYLGPLVPQETLIWQDPVPAVDHELVDAEDVAALKREILGSGLSVSQLVSTAWASASTFRSSDKRGGANGARIRLQPQRGWEVNDPDDLTHVLNTLEGIQESFGKRISLADLIVLGGCAAVEQAAGEAGHDVEVPFVPGRTDATQDQTDVEWFAPLEPRADGFRNYRGKGDRLPSEFLLVDRANLLGLSPPEMTVLVGGLRVLGATHRRSPLGVLTTTPGALTNDFFVNLLDMRTTWKPTAKGAETYEGRDRATGEVRWTASRVDLVFGSNSELRAIAEVYASRDARERFVRDFVAAWDKVMNLDRYDIVRDIKSDIRR from the coding sequence ATGACGGACGTACACCGGAGCCCGGACGCCGTTGACGAGAGGAGCGGGGGCGGGCTCGGCCTCCCCACCCCGGTCGCGCCCCGCAGACCCCCGCAACGGCCCACGAGCAACCGCGACTGGTGGCCCGACCAGCTCGACCTGAGCATCCTGCGGAAGCACCCGGCCGCCGCGAACCCCATGGGCGAGGACTTCGACTACGCCGCGGAGTTCCTGACGCTCGACCTCGATGCCCTGGCGAGGGACGTCGACGAGGTGCTGACCACGTCCCAGGACTGGTGGCCCGCCGACTTCGGCCACTACGGCCCGCTCGTGGTCCGGATGGTGTGGCACTGCGCAGGCACGTACCGGGTCGGCGACGGCCGGGGCGGCGCGTGCGCCGGCATGCAGCGGTTCGCGCCGCTCAACAGCTGGCCGGACAACCGCAACCTCGACAAGGCCCGCCGGCTGCTCTGGCCGGTGAAGGAGAAGTACGGCCGCAAGATCTCGTGGGCCGATCTGATGATCTTCGCGGGGAACCGGGCCCTGGAGTCGATGGGCCTGCGGACCTTCGGTTTCGGCGGCGGGCGGGAGGACGTCTGGGAGCCCGACGACGACGTGTACTGGGGCCCCGAGCGCGCCTGGCTCGGCGATGAGCGCCACACCGGCGTCCGGGAGCTGACGGGCCCGCTGGCCGCCGACCAGATGGGGCTCATCTACGTCAACCCGGAGGGCCCGAACACCGTCCCCGACCCGATCACGTCGGCCCGCGACATCCGCGAGACGTTCCGGCGCATGGGGTTCGACGACGAGGAGACCGTCGCACTGATCGCAGGCGGCCACACCTTCGGCAAGACCCACGGCGCGGCCGACCCGGAGAAGCACCTCGGGCCCGAACCCGAGGGCGCCCCGCTCGAGGAGCAGGGGCTGGGCTGGCGGTGCGGCCACGGCACCGGGAAGGGGCCGGACACCGTCACCAGCGGGCTCGAGGGGACGTGGACCCCCACCCCGACCCGGTGGGACGACAGCTTCTTCCGCACCCTGTTCGACTACGAGTGGGACGTGGCGCTGAGCCCCGCCGGACTGTGGCAGTGGATTCCGCGAGGCGGCGCAGGGGCGGGCACCGTGCCGGACGCGCACGACCCGTCGAAGTCGCACGCCCCGACGATCCTGACCACGGACCTCGCGCTGCGGCTCGACCCGGTCTACGGGCCCATCGCGCGCCGGTTCCACGAGGACCCGGACCTGCTGGCGGACGCGTTCGCCCGGGTCTGGTTCAAGCTGACGCACCTCGACATGGGACCGATCCAGCGCTACCTGGGCCCGCTGGTGCCACAGGAGACGCTGATCTGGCAGGACCCGGTCCCCGCCGTCGACCACGAACTGGTGGACGCCGAGGACGTCGCCGCGCTCAAGCGGGAGATCCTCGGCTCCGGCTTGTCGGTCTCCCAGCTGGTGTCCACGGCGTGGGCTTCGGCCTCGACCTTCCGCTCCAGCGACAAGCGCGGCGGGGCCAACGGGGCCCGCATCCGCCTGCAACCGCAGCGCGGCTGGGAGGTCAACGACCCGGACGACCTGACCCACGTGCTGAACACCCTCGAAGGGATCCAGGAGTCGTTCGGCAAGCGGATCTCGCTGGCCGATCTGATCGTGCTCGGCGGGTGCGCTGCCGTGGAGCAGGCGGCGGGGGAAGCGGGTCACGACGTCGAGGTGCCCTTCGTCCCGGGGCGCACCGACGCGACCCAGGACCAGACGGACGTGGAGTGGTTCGCCCCGCTGGAACCGCGCGCGGACGGGTTCCGCAACTACCGCGGCAAGGGCGACCGGCTCCCGTCGGAGTTCCTGCTGGTCGACCGCGCCAACCTGCTGGGCCTGAGCCCACCCGAGATGACCGTCCTCGTCGGAGGCCTGCGCGTGCTGGGGGCGACCCACCGCCGGTCCCCGCTCGGCGTGCTCACCACGACACCGGGGGCGCTGACCAACGACTTCTTCGTGAACCTGCTCGACATGCGCACCACGTGGAAGCCGACGGCCAAGGGCGCCGAGACGTACGAGGGCCGGGACCGCGCGACCGGCGAGGTCAGGTGGACGGCCAGCCGCGTCGACCTGGTGTTCGGCTCGAACTCCGAGCTGCGGGCCATCGCCGAGGTCTACGCGAGCCGGGACGCGCGGGAGAGGTTCGTGCGCGACTTCGTGGCCGCGTGGGACAAGGTGATGAACCTGGACCGCTACGACATCGTGCGCGACATCAAGAGCGACATCAGGCGTTAG
- a CDS encoding purine-cytosine permease family protein: MAEGQQSALRVEENGINVISDAERHGRPSQLFWPWFAANVSVLGLSYGAFALGFGISFAQALVAGIVGIVFSFLLVGFVAIAGKRGSAPTMVMSRAAFGVRGNRLPSAISWLLTVGWETVLTTLATLATATVFSRLGWGGGTGTLLVALVVVAALTVAAGVLGFQLIMRLQTVITVVTAVLTVVYILLVVDDVDFAAVAALPSGSAQAVVGALVMLMTGFGLGWVNAAADYSRYLPRSASGRGVVVWTTVGSALAPLLLFAFGLLLAGSSAELSEGIAADPIGALTTALPTWFLVPFALVAVLGLVGGAVLDIYSSGLAMLAMGVRVPRYVAALIDGIIMILGTVYVVFFGGEFLGQFQGFLITLGVPVAAWCGVMLADIALRRGDYDEAALFDPAGRYGDVRPFPIAVVVGCTLLGWGLVVNSSATWLAWQGYLLGPLGGREGPWAYANLGVLVALVLAFVATLVGTRSAVRAQEARTWPIGA; this comes from the coding sequence GTGGCCGAAGGTCAGCAGTCGGCGCTCCGCGTCGAGGAGAACGGCATCAACGTCATCTCCGACGCGGAGCGGCACGGCCGGCCGAGCCAGCTGTTCTGGCCCTGGTTCGCCGCGAACGTCTCGGTGCTCGGGCTGAGCTACGGGGCGTTCGCGCTCGGTTTCGGGATCTCGTTCGCGCAGGCGCTGGTGGCCGGGATCGTCGGCATCGTGTTCTCGTTCCTGCTCGTCGGGTTCGTCGCGATCGCCGGCAAGCGCGGCTCCGCCCCGACGATGGTGATGAGCCGGGCGGCGTTCGGCGTGCGGGGCAACCGGCTGCCGTCGGCGATCTCCTGGCTGCTGACGGTGGGGTGGGAGACCGTCCTCACCACGCTCGCGACGCTCGCAACGGCCACCGTCTTCTCCCGGCTCGGCTGGGGTGGGGGCACCGGCACGCTGCTGGTGGCACTGGTCGTGGTGGCCGCGCTCACCGTCGCGGCAGGCGTGCTCGGCTTCCAGCTGATCATGCGCCTGCAGACCGTGATCACGGTCGTCACCGCGGTGCTCACCGTCGTCTACATCCTGCTCGTCGTCGACGACGTCGACTTCGCGGCCGTGGCCGCGTTGCCGAGCGGGTCGGCCCAGGCGGTCGTCGGCGCGCTGGTGATGCTCATGACCGGGTTCGGCCTGGGCTGGGTGAACGCCGCCGCCGACTACTCCCGCTACCTGCCGCGCAGCGCGTCCGGGCGTGGCGTGGTGGTCTGGACGACGGTCGGGTCGGCCCTCGCGCCGCTGCTGCTCTTCGCGTTCGGGCTGCTGCTCGCCGGCTCGTCCGCCGAGCTGTCGGAGGGGATCGCCGCCGATCCGATCGGTGCGCTCACCACCGCGCTGCCCACGTGGTTCCTCGTTCCGTTCGCGCTGGTGGCGGTGCTCGGCCTGGTCGGCGGCGCGGTGCTGGACATCTACTCGTCCGGCCTCGCGATGCTCGCCATGGGCGTGCGCGTGCCGCGCTACGTCGCCGCGCTGATCGACGGGATCATCATGATCCTGGGCACGGTCTACGTGGTCTTCTTCGGTGGGGAGTTCCTCGGCCAGTTCCAGGGATTCCTGATCACGCTCGGCGTGCCGGTGGCGGCCTGGTGCGGCGTGATGCTCGCCGACATCGCGCTGCGGCGCGGCGACTACGACGAGGCCGCCCTCTTCGACCCCGCCGGGCGCTACGGCGACGTGCGGCCGTTCCCGATCGCCGTGGTGGTCGGCTGCACGCTGCTCGGATGGGGCTTGGTCGTCAACAGCTCGGCGACCTGGCTGGCCTGGCAGGGCTACCTCCTCGGCCCGCTCGGGGGCCGGGAGGGGCCGTGGGCGTACGCGAACCTCGGCGTGCTGGTGGCGCTGGTGCTCGCGTTCGTCGCCACGCTGGTCGGCACCCGGTCGGCGGTGCGCGCGCAGGAGGCGCGGACCTGGCCGATAGGTGCGTGA
- a CDS encoding O-methyltransferase codes for MERQTWERVDEYFTGQLLGPDPVLDAAQEANALAGLPAIDVSPAQGKLLHLLARTVGARRILEIGTLGGYSTIWLARALPADGELVTCEINPAHAEVARENVARAGLGGVVDVRVGPAIDTLPTLDGPFDLVFIDADKQSNAEYFRHALRLSRPGTMIVVDNVVRGGRVADTYNSDPDVRGTREVAEVIAQEPRVDATVVQTVGSKGYDGFLLALVRQDA; via the coding sequence ATGGAGAGGCAGACCTGGGAAAGGGTCGACGAGTACTTCACCGGGCAGCTGCTCGGGCCCGATCCGGTGCTCGACGCGGCGCAGGAGGCGAACGCACTCGCCGGGCTGCCTGCGATCGACGTCAGCCCGGCGCAGGGCAAGCTGCTGCACCTGCTCGCCCGCACGGTCGGCGCCCGCCGGATCCTCGAGATCGGCACGCTCGGCGGCTACTCGACGATCTGGCTCGCCCGCGCGCTCCCGGCCGACGGCGAGCTCGTGACGTGCGAGATCAACCCGGCCCACGCCGAGGTGGCCCGCGAGAACGTCGCCCGCGCCGGGCTCGGCGGCGTCGTCGACGTGCGGGTCGGGCCCGCGATCGACACCCTCCCCACCCTCGACGGGCCGTTCGACCTGGTCTTCATCGACGCCGACAAGCAGTCGAACGCGGAGTACTTCCGGCACGCCCTACGCCTGTCGCGGCCCGGCACGATGATCGTGGTGGACAACGTGGTGCGTGGCGGTCGGGTCGCCGACACCTACAACTCCGACCCGGACGTCCGCGGCACGCGGGAGGTGGCCGAGGTGATCGCGCAGGAGCCGCGTGTCGACGCCACCGTCGTCCAGACGGTGGGGAGCAAGGGCTACGACGGCTTCCTCCTCGCGCTCGTCCGACAAGACGCTTAG